One window of Athalia rosae chromosome 2, iyAthRosa1.1, whole genome shotgun sequence genomic DNA carries:
- the LOC105684843 gene encoding protein numb isoform X1: MGNHPSAHQPLERATTHTGNSLRLSKRERSPGKRMDRLRRSFRDSFRRRKDPHIPESSKPHQWQADESAVRSATCVFHVKYLGCVEVFESRGMQVCEEALKVLRNSRRRPVRAVLHVSGDGLRVVEDETKGLIVDQTIEKVSFCAPDRNHDKGFSYICRDGTTRRWMCHGFLALKESGERLSHAVGCAFAACLERKQRRDKECGVTMTFDPKNSTFTRSGSFRQPSLTERLQDSHERAVDVPPVKQVFNPFAIERPHATPSMLERQGSFRGFTQLNQASPFKRQLSLRVNDLPSNLERTRSHSLEPTDLARMPPTLPHNIPLKPPVSPIPEISPGGQDSVSAMCQQLSRGLSLLSSNDDYELTQPSRYTSNSVAKQLFNTITPPVSSNNSLDDTKINNNINNNNINHVGPSWQDTPVLANSRLTPILNRSCNLSPVLPRTSISQSIMNTPAPTSTVGVFGTPPNPSPAFSSASTSSLGGTTTPSLNRSPIPINTVTPLNRSPNTSIASPSPIPTSIQQITNVTNSQPIAQIQPVTTATNLPKPEQWLGSVTGAVVPIPPSPRRAPALHLRAHSLGSAAGSQGFVSRGGPSDPFDAEWAEIAARNLQQSTTNPFIMSNATQAFQVQL, encoded by the exons AAACGCGAGAGATCGCCGGGGAAAAGAATGGACCGGTTGCGGCGCAGCTTCCGAGACAGTTTCCGGAGGCGGAAGGACCCCCACATCCCTGAGTCCAGCAAACCGCATCAATGGCAGGCCGACGAAAGTGCTGTGCGATCGGCCACCTGCGTATTTCACGTCAAG TACCTGGGGTGTGTAGAAGTTTTCGAATCCAGAGGAATGCAAGTCTGCGAAGAGGCGCTCAAAGTACTCAGG AATTCGAGACGGCGACCAGTTAGAGCGGTTCTTCATGTTTCGGGTGACGGTCTGCGCGTTGTTGAAGATGAAACAAAGGGACTGATTGTCGACCAGACCATAGAGAAGGTGTCGTTTTGCGCGCCCGATCGCAATCACGACAAAGGCTTTAGCTACATATGCCGAGATGGTACCACCAGAAGATGGATGTGCCACGGGTTTTTGGCGCTCAAGGAATCC GGTGAAAGGTTGAGCCACGCTGTGGGATGTGCCTTCGCTGCTTGTCTAGAACGCAAACAGCGTAGGGATAAAGAATGTGGAGTAACAATGACCTTTGAtccaaaaaattcaacattcaCAAGAAGTGGCAGCTTCAGGCAACCCAGTTTAACGGAACGATTGCAGGATTCGCACGAACGCGCAGTAG ATGTTCCTCCGGTCAAACAGGTGTTTAATCCGTTTGCAATTGAACGCCCTCATGCAACACCATCGATGTTGGAACGACAAGGTTCGTTTAGAGGTTTCACGCAACTGAATCAAGCATCGCCATTTAAACGACAACTAAGTCTTCGAGTGAACGATCTTCCAAGTAATCTAGAACGCACCCGCAGCCACAGTCTTGAACCTACGGATCTTGCGAGAATGCCCCCAACGTTGCCCCACAATATACCACTCAAACCTCCTG TGAGTCCCATTCCGGAAATATCGCCCGGAGGTCAGGATAGCGTCTCTGCGATGTGCCAGCAGCTCTCACGAGGGCTTTCACTCCTGTCGAGTAACGACGACTACGAATTAACGCAACCCTCGCGTTACACTTCCAATTCGGTAGCGAAACAATTGTTCAATACGATAACACCTCCAG TGAGCAGCAATAATTCGCTGGACGATACGAAGATAAACAATAAcataaacaacaacaatatcaATCATGTCGGTCCAAGCTGGCAAGATACACCAGTGCTTGCCAACTCCAGGTTGACACCAATTCTGAATAGAAGCTGTAATCTCAGTCCTGTTCTTCCAAGGACATCGATAAGCCAATCGATAATGAATACACCGGCACCTACGAGCACTGTAGGAGTCTTCGGTACTCCACCGAATCCAAGTCCTGCATTTAGTTCCGCGTCTACTTCTTCGCTCGGTGGAACCACAACTCCTTCCTTAAATCGATCTCCAATTCCCATCAATACGGTAACACCGTTGAATCGCTCGCCAAACACCAGCATCGCATCTCCATCCCCCATTCCAACGAGTATCCAGCAGATAACGAATGTCACCAACAGCCAGCCAATCGCACAG ATACAACCGGTAACAACAGCGACGAATTTACCCAAACCAGAACAATGGCTAGGAAGTGTGACTGGAGCCGTAGTTCCGATCCCCCCAAGTCCGAGGCGAGCGCCCGCGCTTCATTTACGTGCACATTCTCTTGGCTCTGCTGCTGGCAGTCAGGGTTTCGTATCACGCGGTGGTCCTTCAGATCCTTTTGATGCCGAGTGGGCTGAAATAGCTGCACGTAATCTTCAGCAATCTACGACAAATCCTTTTATTATGTCAAACGCTACGCAAGCTTTTCAGGTACAGTTGTAG
- the LOC105684843 gene encoding protein numb isoform X2, giving the protein MDRLRRSFRDSFRRRKDPHIPESSKPHQWQADESAVRSATCVFHVKYLGCVEVFESRGMQVCEEALKVLRNSRRRPVRAVLHVSGDGLRVVEDETKGLIVDQTIEKVSFCAPDRNHDKGFSYICRDGTTRRWMCHGFLALKESGERLSHAVGCAFAACLERKQRRDKECGVTMTFDPKNSTFTRSGSFRQPSLTERLQDSHERAVDVPPVKQVFNPFAIERPHATPSMLERQGSFRGFTQLNQASPFKRQLSLRVNDLPSNLERTRSHSLEPTDLARMPPTLPHNIPLKPPVSPIPEISPGGQDSVSAMCQQLSRGLSLLSSNDDYELTQPSRYTSNSVAKQLFNTITPPVSSNNSLDDTKINNNINNNNINHVGPSWQDTPVLANSRLTPILNRSCNLSPVLPRTSISQSIMNTPAPTSTVGVFGTPPNPSPAFSSASTSSLGGTTTPSLNRSPIPINTVTPLNRSPNTSIASPSPIPTSIQQITNVTNSQPIAQIQPVTTATNLPKPEQWLGSVTGAVVPIPPSPRRAPALHLRAHSLGSAAGSQGFVSRGGPSDPFDAEWAEIAARNLQQSTTNPFIMSNATQAFQVQL; this is encoded by the exons ATGGACCGGTTGCGGCGCAGCTTCCGAGACAGTTTCCGGAGGCGGAAGGACCCCCACATCCCTGAGTCCAGCAAACCGCATCAATGGCAGGCCGACGAAAGTGCTGTGCGATCGGCCACCTGCGTATTTCACGTCAAG TACCTGGGGTGTGTAGAAGTTTTCGAATCCAGAGGAATGCAAGTCTGCGAAGAGGCGCTCAAAGTACTCAGG AATTCGAGACGGCGACCAGTTAGAGCGGTTCTTCATGTTTCGGGTGACGGTCTGCGCGTTGTTGAAGATGAAACAAAGGGACTGATTGTCGACCAGACCATAGAGAAGGTGTCGTTTTGCGCGCCCGATCGCAATCACGACAAAGGCTTTAGCTACATATGCCGAGATGGTACCACCAGAAGATGGATGTGCCACGGGTTTTTGGCGCTCAAGGAATCC GGTGAAAGGTTGAGCCACGCTGTGGGATGTGCCTTCGCTGCTTGTCTAGAACGCAAACAGCGTAGGGATAAAGAATGTGGAGTAACAATGACCTTTGAtccaaaaaattcaacattcaCAAGAAGTGGCAGCTTCAGGCAACCCAGTTTAACGGAACGATTGCAGGATTCGCACGAACGCGCAGTAG ATGTTCCTCCGGTCAAACAGGTGTTTAATCCGTTTGCAATTGAACGCCCTCATGCAACACCATCGATGTTGGAACGACAAGGTTCGTTTAGAGGTTTCACGCAACTGAATCAAGCATCGCCATTTAAACGACAACTAAGTCTTCGAGTGAACGATCTTCCAAGTAATCTAGAACGCACCCGCAGCCACAGTCTTGAACCTACGGATCTTGCGAGAATGCCCCCAACGTTGCCCCACAATATACCACTCAAACCTCCTG TGAGTCCCATTCCGGAAATATCGCCCGGAGGTCAGGATAGCGTCTCTGCGATGTGCCAGCAGCTCTCACGAGGGCTTTCACTCCTGTCGAGTAACGACGACTACGAATTAACGCAACCCTCGCGTTACACTTCCAATTCGGTAGCGAAACAATTGTTCAATACGATAACACCTCCAG TGAGCAGCAATAATTCGCTGGACGATACGAAGATAAACAATAAcataaacaacaacaatatcaATCATGTCGGTCCAAGCTGGCAAGATACACCAGTGCTTGCCAACTCCAGGTTGACACCAATTCTGAATAGAAGCTGTAATCTCAGTCCTGTTCTTCCAAGGACATCGATAAGCCAATCGATAATGAATACACCGGCACCTACGAGCACTGTAGGAGTCTTCGGTACTCCACCGAATCCAAGTCCTGCATTTAGTTCCGCGTCTACTTCTTCGCTCGGTGGAACCACAACTCCTTCCTTAAATCGATCTCCAATTCCCATCAATACGGTAACACCGTTGAATCGCTCGCCAAACACCAGCATCGCATCTCCATCCCCCATTCCAACGAGTATCCAGCAGATAACGAATGTCACCAACAGCCAGCCAATCGCACAG ATACAACCGGTAACAACAGCGACGAATTTACCCAAACCAGAACAATGGCTAGGAAGTGTGACTGGAGCCGTAGTTCCGATCCCCCCAAGTCCGAGGCGAGCGCCCGCGCTTCATTTACGTGCACATTCTCTTGGCTCTGCTGCTGGCAGTCAGGGTTTCGTATCACGCGGTGGTCCTTCAGATCCTTTTGATGCCGAGTGGGCTGAAATAGCTGCACGTAATCTTCAGCAATCTACGACAAATCCTTTTATTATGTCAAACGCTACGCAAGCTTTTCAGGTACAGTTGTAG